CGTTTCACCCATCACCAGTTTGGCAAGTTCCGATCCAAGGTATGGACCAACCGTCAAACCCGATGCCCCAAGACCATTTGCCACCCAGACATCATCCAGCCCCGGTACCGGTCCGAAAACCGGAAGGAATCCAGGAGTGAACGGCCTGAATCCGACTCTCGTTTCCACTACTGCCGCGTCTCCAATCCCAGGTGCGACAGCCGTTGCCTTCTGAAGGACTTCGTATAGACCGCCCGCTGTCACCCGGTGATCAAAGCCCACATCGTTTTCATGTGTGGCTCCAGCCACGACTTTCCCCTCGGGGAAGGCAAGGAGGTATTGATCATTCGGAGGCATGACGACGGGCCATTCACCCGTCTCTCCCCCTCCTATTTCCAGATGGAGGATTTGGGCTTTCTGGGAGGTTACAAGAAAGTCTATTCCGAGAGGCTGAAAGAGTTCCTTTGCCCAGGCACCGGCAGTTACGATCACTCCATCCGCCCGAAGCACTTCATCCGCTATCTGGACACCGGTGACCCTGTTTTTTTCGTGTAACAATCCGGCATCCCCTTGTCGTAGTGTTGCTCCGTTCTTTTTAGCCCCGTTCAA
The DNA window shown above is from Rossellomorea vietnamensis and carries:
- a CDS encoding NAD(P)/FAD-dependent oxidoreductase, producing the protein MKSYIIIGGGILGASAAYHLAKAGADVTIIDRNDPGQATDAAAGIVCPWLSQRRNKVWYRLAKGGAKYYPSIIGQLEADGETETGYKRVGAISLHTDVNKLHKMMERAEKRREDAPEIGELTLLTSEETRQRFPLLSEEFQAVHVSGAARVDGRAMRDALLNGAKKNGATLRQGDAGLLHEKNRVTGVQIADEVLRADGVIVTAGAWAKELFQPLGIDFLVTSQKAQILHLEIGGGETGEWPVVMPPNDQYLLAFPEGKVVAGATHENDVGFDHRVTAGGLYEVLQKATAVAPGIGDAAVVETRVGFRPFTPGFLPVFGPVPGLDDVWVANGLGASGLTVGPYLGSELAKLVMGETTELDPADYDVAGALG